In Spirosoma agri, one DNA window encodes the following:
- a CDS encoding MBL fold metallo-hydrolase, translated as MPTPTLTYLSVKKIERDTFTIHCVQAPEDGELVNAQLIETPNKLLLIDTLQLKPHADELRTYIDSIGKPLDRVIVSHYHPDHWFGAATFRDYPIYALPEVIDRINQMADFVLDYHRNIHGEKAALLIPSEKVIPTESLEPGSMTFDGLSLNLIKITDTEAPTNLVVELPEHSILLPQDLVYHDAYAYFGEKSAEGEYCFDKWIGVLHDFQTKNYTLVVPGHGDPTDASIFETMITYLEFAKEQVLSGLKGEEMISRIKEKYPDYRLPLTLVMSDVMLFQM; from the coding sequence ATGCCTACCCCAACGCTTACTTACCTGTCAGTCAAGAAAATAGAACGGGATACGTTCACCATCCACTGTGTTCAGGCACCCGAAGACGGTGAACTTGTCAATGCTCAACTGATTGAAACACCCAACAAACTGCTGTTGATTGATACGCTGCAACTCAAGCCACACGCTGACGAACTGCGCACCTATATCGATAGTATTGGCAAACCGTTGGACCGGGTTATTGTATCGCACTATCATCCCGACCATTGGTTTGGGGCCGCAACGTTTCGGGACTATCCCATCTACGCCTTACCGGAAGTCATCGACCGGATTAATCAGATGGCTGATTTCGTGCTTGACTATCATCGTAACATTCACGGGGAGAAAGCAGCACTCCTGATTCCATCCGAAAAGGTAATTCCTACAGAGTCACTCGAACCGGGATCAATGACGTTCGATGGACTGTCCCTGAACCTCATTAAAATTACGGATACGGAAGCACCCACCAATCTGGTTGTCGAACTACCCGAACACAGCATCCTGTTGCCTCAGGATCTGGTTTACCATGATGCATACGCTTACTTCGGTGAGAAGTCGGCTGAGGGTGAGTACTGCTTTGACAAATGGATTGGTGTCCTCCACGATTTTCAGACTAAGAACTACACCCTCGTAGTCCCCGGTCATGGCGATCCAACGGATGCATCCATCTTCGAGACTATGATTACCTACCTGGAATTTGCCAAGGAACAGGTATTATCCGGTTTGAAAGGAGAAGAGATGATCAGCCGGATCAAAGAAAAATACCCGGATTATCGCCTGCCTCTGACCCTCGTTATGTCGGATGTAATGCTCTTTCAGATGTAA
- a CDS encoding VOC family protein, translating to MDTMIFSHVALSCNDLARTEEFYTTYFGFFRSRVIPLGEDNEIVFLKNSQSIYLELFRAEGERPAGTPDAVADGPHYTGVRHLAFQVPDIEAAIKTIGSAAETTLGPLDFSDFIPGWKTVWIKDPDGNIVEISEGYTD from the coding sequence ATGGACACTATGATTTTTTCGCACGTTGCCTTATCCTGCAACGACCTCGCCCGGACGGAGGAGTTTTACACAACCTATTTTGGGTTTTTCCGCTCGCGGGTCATTCCGCTGGGTGAGGACAATGAAATTGTGTTCCTGAAAAACAGCCAGTCCATTTATCTCGAACTGTTTCGTGCCGAAGGGGAGCGCCCTGCCGGAACACCCGATGCCGTTGCCGATGGGCCACATTACACCGGCGTTCGGCACCTCGCCTTTCAGGTACCCGACATCGAAGCGGCTATAAAAACGATTGGCAGCGCGGCTGAAACCACCCTGGGACCACTGGATTTTAGCGATTTCATTCCCGGCTGGAAAACGGTCTGGATCAAAGACCCCGATGGCAACATTGTGGAAATCAGCGAAGGCTACACGGATTAA
- a CDS encoding thiamine pyrophosphate-binding protein, producing the protein MGGKTGNQKVIEQFLADGMNHMFGNPGTVEQGFLDAVAEYPDMKYILTLQESVAVMMADGYARATQRPTLVQLHSSPGIGNAVGALYQAKRGHAPLVVIGADAGLDYMNMDAQMANDLVAMMAPVTKYATLVLSPKSLLRTIRRAIKIAATAPMGPVYVCLPMDVLDALNEEEVVPTSFPSTQVVPSAEQITQAASMLLAAEKPVIFAGDGVTYSGANDALTKVAELLGAEVYGVDFGDVFMDNTHPLYQGTTGHMFGAFSHPITSKGDANLIVGTYMVPEVFPRLEDIYQPGAKVIHIDLNAYEIAKNHHVDLGVVSDPKLSLEALATAIETQRTYAQKAAGEKRLKAAKESKKTASVATQPTSEVEAGEAEVSRPLKMAQFAEVLAQKVPADVLIFDEALTNSPAVQHAIPPRKPGSYFTTRGGSLGVGFPGAIGVKLVHPDKTVIGFSGDGGSMYTIQALWSAVRHNAGAKFVVCNNGSYKLLQLNIDVYWKERTIDAHNYPLSFDLSYPAIRFDLLAQSMGVEAVRVEKLEEIGPAIDRMLSDDKPFLIDLVLEGNHQSDWVKTNCSQ; encoded by the coding sequence ATGGGTGGTAAGACAGGTAATCAGAAGGTTATCGAACAGTTTCTGGCTGATGGCATGAACCACATGTTTGGTAACCCCGGCACGGTAGAACAGGGCTTCCTGGATGCCGTGGCTGAGTACCCCGACATGAAATATATCCTGACGCTTCAGGAAAGTGTGGCCGTAATGATGGCCGATGGATATGCCCGGGCAACTCAACGGCCAACCCTGGTGCAACTGCATAGTTCACCTGGGATTGGCAACGCTGTGGGCGCACTCTATCAGGCTAAAAGGGGCCATGCTCCATTGGTAGTAATCGGGGCCGATGCGGGTCTGGATTACATGAATATGGACGCTCAGATGGCCAACGACCTTGTTGCCATGATGGCCCCCGTAACCAAGTACGCCACGCTGGTTCTGTCGCCAAAATCCTTGTTACGCACCATTCGTCGGGCTATTAAAATTGCCGCTACGGCACCCATGGGACCGGTTTATGTTTGCCTGCCAATGGATGTTCTGGATGCTCTGAACGAAGAAGAAGTTGTACCAACAAGTTTCCCGTCAACACAGGTTGTTCCGTCGGCAGAGCAGATTACCCAGGCAGCCTCAATGCTGTTGGCCGCCGAAAAACCGGTCATTTTTGCGGGCGACGGAGTAACTTACTCCGGAGCGAATGATGCGCTGACGAAAGTTGCCGAATTGCTGGGAGCAGAGGTTTATGGCGTTGATTTTGGCGATGTGTTCATGGATAACACTCATCCGCTGTATCAGGGCACAACCGGCCATATGTTCGGTGCGTTCAGTCACCCCATTACCAGCAAGGGCGATGCGAACCTGATTGTCGGAACGTATATGGTACCGGAGGTTTTTCCTCGCCTGGAAGACATCTACCAGCCCGGCGCGAAGGTGATTCACATTGACCTCAACGCCTATGAGATTGCCAAAAATCACCACGTTGACCTGGGTGTGGTGAGCGATCCTAAACTGTCACTCGAAGCCCTGGCAACAGCCATCGAAACGCAGCGGACGTATGCCCAGAAGGCTGCTGGCGAAAAACGACTGAAGGCCGCCAAAGAATCCAAAAAGACCGCTTCCGTTGCTACACAACCGACCTCCGAGGTTGAAGCAGGCGAAGCGGAGGTGTCTAGGCCGTTGAAAATGGCGCAGTTCGCTGAAGTACTCGCGCAAAAAGTCCCTGCCGACGTGCTGATTTTTGACGAAGCGCTGACGAACTCACCCGCCGTGCAGCACGCCATTCCACCGCGTAAACCAGGCTCTTATTTTACCACACGGGGCGGTTCTCTGGGGGTAGGGTTTCCGGGTGCCATTGGCGTTAAGCTCGTTCATCCCGACAAAACCGTCATTGGCTTCTCGGGCGACGGGGGCAGTATGTATACGATTCAGGCGCTGTGGTCGGCGGTGCGCCACAATGCGGGTGCCAAGTTTGTGGTTTGTAACAATGGTTCGTACAAATTGCTGCAACTCAACATTGATGTGTATTGGAAGGAACGTACCATCGATGCGCACAATTACCCGCTATCGTTCGATCTCTCCTACCCAGCCATCCGGTTCGACCTGCTCGCCCAGTCGATGGGCGTTGAGGCCGTGCGCGTTGAGAAGCTCGAAGAGATTGGCCCTGCCATTGACCGGATGCTATCCGATGACAAACCGTTTCTGATCGACCTCGTCCTGGAAGGCAATCACCAGTCTGACTGGGTGAAGACAAACTGTTCGCAGTAA
- a CDS encoding DJ-1/PfpI family protein, which translates to MKLSGKKIGVLLESDYFENEIFYYKYRFPEEGADLHFLTRLWGNERITFHGHEYKVPMECWESFENMSDDELRSYDAIIVPSGMVSDRLRYTDDVEKIPPATEFLKRAFAEKSILKGIICHGLWLVAPATELVKGRPLVCHNNLIGDAKAYGAIYTNDDVVVDGDLVTGRSGGHAHWFAKKIIEILAER; encoded by the coding sequence ATGAAACTGAGCGGCAAAAAAATCGGAGTTCTTCTCGAAAGTGACTACTTCGAAAACGAAATTTTTTACTACAAGTACCGCTTCCCTGAGGAAGGAGCAGACCTGCATTTTCTGACGCGTCTGTGGGGCAATGAGCGCATCACCTTTCACGGTCACGAGTATAAAGTGCCCATGGAATGCTGGGAAAGTTTCGAGAATATGAGCGATGACGAGCTACGGAGTTACGATGCTATTATCGTTCCCTCGGGTATGGTCTCCGACCGGCTGCGCTATACCGATGATGTCGAGAAGATTCCACCGGCCACGGAGTTTCTGAAACGCGCGTTCGCCGAAAAGTCGATCCTGAAAGGTATTATCTGTCATGGTCTGTGGCTAGTGGCCCCCGCTACCGAACTGGTGAAAGGCAGACCGCTGGTTTGCCACAATAACCTTATCGGCGACGCCAAAGCTTACGGAGCCATCTACACCAATGACGATGTGGTGGTAGACGGTGATTTGGTAACGGGTCGGTCGGGTGGCCATGCACACTGGTTCGCCAAAAAAATTATCGAAATCCTCGCCGAACGATAG
- a CDS encoding type 1 glutamine amidotransferase domain-containing protein, with translation MSKKILAILSEYGYWGIELVGPLTKLEEAGYTVEFMTPTGKKAEALPPSYDTTFVDPPLGLCVTTPLAAKMVQEFEATNRLEERRNMSEVVPERPYFSIPDFLRTFEKYFSDLKVAQEELTTEYAALLLVGGSGPIIDMVNNQRVHDIILAFYKKDMPVAAICYGVAPLVFARDFNERKSIIKGKHVTGHCIEYDYHDGTGFLHTDLNMGPPPYTLEYILSDAVGPEGQYHGNFGKETSVIVDYPFITARSLQCAFEFGDQFVNVLDNGLKRYGW, from the coding sequence ATGTCTAAAAAGATTCTGGCTATCCTATCAGAATATGGATACTGGGGCATTGAATTAGTTGGCCCCCTCACCAAGTTGGAGGAAGCTGGTTACACGGTTGAATTCATGACCCCAACGGGCAAGAAAGCGGAGGCCTTACCACCCAGCTACGATACAACCTTCGTAGATCCTCCGCTAGGTCTGTGTGTAACGACGCCACTAGCCGCCAAAATGGTACAGGAGTTCGAGGCAACAAACCGCCTGGAGGAACGCAGAAACATGTCGGAAGTGGTGCCGGAACGTCCTTACTTCTCCATCCCTGATTTCCTGCGTACCTTCGAAAAATACTTCAGCGATCTGAAAGTGGCCCAGGAGGAGCTCACCACCGAGTACGCGGCTTTACTACTCGTTGGTGGCAGCGGTCCCATTATCGACATGGTCAATAACCAGCGGGTCCACGACATTATTCTGGCTTTCTACAAGAAAGACATGCCCGTTGCCGCCATCTGCTACGGCGTCGCTCCCTTGGTCTTTGCGCGTGATTTTAACGAGCGGAAATCAATCATTAAAGGGAAGCACGTAACAGGCCACTGCATTGAGTACGATTATCATGACGGTACGGGCTTTCTGCACACCGACCTCAACATGGGACCACCACCATACACCCTGGAATACATACTGAGTGATGCGGTTGGACCGGAAGGACAGTACCATGGCAACTTTGGCAAGGAAACGTCCGTAATTGTCGATTATCCGTTCATCACGGCCCGTTCGCTGCAATGCGCGTTCGAGTTTGGCGATCAGTTTGTTAACGTCCTCGATAATGGATTGAAGCGTTATGGGTGGTAA
- a CDS encoding tetratricopeptide repeat protein has product MKPLIFLAFSLFAVFAQAQTSKIDSLNRLIGQATTDTARINLINAKITLLVSVNIDSAINLSLKNIQRAKQINYKQGEALARLRLAYCSSYKGDYSIVKENLKIAGAMYGSLGDSAHLIDVYSAYGTMYGMQSKYDSAITFFEKNIAIAERNNYKKGLGSAYLSTGIAYDMLSNRPQALRYEQKALTLAEAENNVRSQAFCLLNMGNLYKGMRDWKAAEQRYHKAIQLAKQEGMNNIELYSYTSLAEIYRNLHANQKSYEFATKAANLGKQMGDDGIEATNLSTASLNLAEQKKFVEAEALNKQAIVIANSSQQPLNIHQAYSAMGSILKMQKKYAAAIPYYEKSFAVLDEADIYDAQTGDIYKELSECYEETGNYRLALAANKQAAAIADSVRGKENIQKATELSMNYEFDKKEQVVRAEQEKKNAIARAKQWALITGLALMVMLAAVSFYAYRTKHKANTLLEEQKSLLQLQKEQLEHQKEQLETTLTKLKATQRQLVQAEKMATMGKLTKGIVDRILNPLNYINNFSLGAKDLLKELLEVIEKHLPSFDQNDQDDLEDTTKMLNQNLEKINEHGNSTARILKDMQKLLKEKTATFAVTDVNQLLEQHINASLQTVLSGYSPPLPVKLVFYLDKQPLKVSVLSLEFRQVLTSLVDNSCYSLLEKSRRTADFVPTIEVTTQIIDGQVQILFRDNGRGIAAKEMTQLFSPFFTTKPTAKGTGLGLYMSRDLIEYLQGQMTIDSVEGEFTQVTITLPLAPVESFVEQVN; this is encoded by the coding sequence ATGAAGCCCCTCATCTTTTTAGCCTTTTCTCTATTCGCTGTATTCGCACAGGCCCAGACGTCCAAAATAGATAGCTTGAATCGGCTGATTGGTCAGGCCACCACTGACACAGCCAGGATAAACCTGATCAACGCGAAGATTACGCTGTTAGTTAGCGTAAATATTGATTCAGCAATAAATCTGAGTCTGAAAAACATTCAGCGTGCGAAGCAGATCAACTATAAGCAGGGAGAAGCGCTGGCCAGACTACGATTGGCCTATTGCAGTAGCTACAAAGGTGATTATTCGATTGTTAAAGAAAACCTAAAAATAGCGGGAGCTATGTATGGCTCTTTGGGTGACTCTGCTCATCTGATCGATGTGTACAGTGCGTATGGAACGATGTATGGAATGCAAAGCAAATACGACAGTGCCATCACTTTCTTTGAGAAGAATATTGCGATCGCGGAACGCAATAATTATAAAAAAGGATTAGGCAGTGCCTATCTGAGTACAGGAATCGCTTATGACATGCTCTCGAACCGCCCGCAGGCACTGCGCTATGAGCAGAAAGCACTCACGCTGGCTGAAGCAGAGAATAATGTTCGTTCTCAGGCATTCTGCTTACTCAATATGGGCAATCTGTACAAGGGAATGCGTGACTGGAAAGCGGCTGAACAACGCTATCATAAAGCAATCCAGTTGGCTAAACAGGAAGGAATGAACAACATCGAGTTATATTCCTATACCAGTCTGGCAGAGATCTACAGGAATTTACATGCTAATCAGAAATCCTACGAATTCGCGACAAAAGCAGCAAATCTTGGCAAACAGATGGGTGACGATGGCATTGAGGCCACTAATTTGTCGACCGCTTCGCTCAATTTAGCTGAACAAAAAAAGTTTGTCGAAGCTGAAGCATTGAACAAGCAGGCTATAGTGATCGCCAACTCTTCCCAGCAGCCCCTTAATATCCACCAGGCTTATTCGGCAATGGGATCTATTCTGAAAATGCAAAAAAAGTATGCTGCAGCCATCCCATATTACGAAAAAAGCTTTGCGGTACTCGATGAGGCCGACATCTACGATGCACAAACGGGTGATATTTATAAGGAATTGTCGGAGTGCTACGAGGAAACCGGTAATTACCGCTTGGCTCTGGCTGCTAACAAGCAAGCGGCCGCTATTGCCGATTCGGTTCGGGGTAAAGAAAACATCCAGAAAGCCACCGAACTTAGTATGAACTACGAGTTTGACAAGAAAGAACAGGTTGTTCGGGCGGAACAGGAAAAAAAGAATGCTATTGCCCGTGCCAAACAATGGGCACTGATAACCGGTCTCGCCCTGATGGTCATGCTGGCGGCTGTGTCATTCTACGCTTACCGTACCAAACACAAAGCAAATACCTTGCTCGAGGAACAGAAAAGTTTACTACAGTTGCAGAAGGAACAATTGGAACACCAGAAAGAGCAGCTGGAAACAACCCTTACTAAACTAAAAGCCACGCAACGCCAATTGGTTCAGGCCGAAAAAATGGCTACTATGGGTAAGCTGACCAAAGGAATTGTTGACCGAATTCTGAACCCCCTAAATTACATTAACAATTTTTCGCTCGGTGCCAAAGACCTGCTTAAGGAACTGTTGGAAGTCATCGAAAAACACCTGCCTTCGTTCGATCAAAACGATCAGGATGACCTGGAAGACACAACCAAGATGTTGAACCAGAACCTGGAAAAAATCAACGAGCACGGTAACAGCACAGCCCGTATTCTGAAGGATATGCAAAAACTGCTGAAGGAAAAAACAGCCACGTTCGCTGTGACCGATGTCAATCAACTGCTGGAGCAGCATATCAACGCATCGTTACAAACCGTTCTGAGCGGTTATTCGCCCCCTTTGCCCGTAAAGCTGGTCTTTTATTTAGACAAACAACCGCTAAAAGTGAGTGTATTATCCCTTGAGTTTCGTCAGGTGTTGACTAGTCTGGTCGACAATTCCTGTTACTCGTTACTGGAGAAAAGTCGGCGGACAGCGGACTTTGTACCCACCATTGAGGTTACTACGCAGATCATCGATGGCCAGGTACAGATATTGTTCAGGGACAATGGGCGGGGTATAGCCGCTAAAGAAATGACCCAGTTATTTAGCCCCTTCTTCACAACAAAACCTACTGCCAAAGGAACCGGCCTGGGTTTATACATGAGCAGAGATTTGATCGAGTACCTACAGGGGCAAATGACCATTGATTCTGTTGAAGGGGAGTTTACACAGGTAACGATCACGCTACCACTTGCCCCAGTCGAGAGTTTCGTTGAACAAGTTAATTAA
- a CDS encoding response regulator, with translation MPTNRTNPFSVLIVEDEAILALELSIRLEAEGYLVAGTATTGRQALALFMQPQFPIDVILCDINLRGDWNGIDTARQLNNQRAVPIIYLSALTDQATIEQAKQTHPAAYLTKPVTTDSLRIAIEIALSNFYPALPAGQAVDQQPPVTLPLSARDGEMILQVDDYIFLKQNYQFIRLRQEDVLYVEADDKYTTVVTRTRKFVLRLSLGVLLQRLSNMKLVRVHRSFAVNLPNVEAFSDNEVQVSGQNIPLGRVYKEEFLQNFRI, from the coding sequence ATGCCAACCAATAGAACAAATCCTTTTTCTGTCTTAATCGTTGAAGACGAAGCTATTCTAGCCCTCGAACTTAGTATAAGACTGGAAGCAGAAGGCTACCTCGTTGCCGGAACAGCCACCACTGGACGGCAAGCGCTGGCCTTGTTCATGCAACCGCAGTTCCCTATTGATGTTATACTATGCGACATCAATTTACGGGGCGACTGGAATGGCATCGACACGGCCCGACAATTAAATAACCAGCGTGCCGTCCCTATCATTTACCTATCAGCCCTGACCGATCAGGCCACCATTGAGCAAGCGAAACAAACCCATCCTGCGGCTTATTTGACCAAACCCGTAACGACTGACAGCCTGCGGATTGCCATCGAAATCGCCCTAAGTAATTTTTATCCCGCATTGCCGGCTGGCCAAGCGGTTGATCAACAGCCGCCCGTTACGCTGCCCCTGTCGGCCCGGGATGGAGAAATGATTTTACAGGTCGACGATTACATTTTTCTCAAACAGAACTACCAGTTTATCCGGTTACGCCAGGAAGATGTGCTCTACGTTGAGGCCGACGATAAATACACGACGGTGGTGACCCGAACGCGCAAATTCGTATTGCGGCTGTCTCTGGGTGTGTTACTACAGCGGCTGTCGAATATGAAATTAGTGCGGGTACACCGCTCCTTCGCTGTTAATTTGCCGAATGTAGAGGCATTCAGTGATAACGAAGTTCAGGTTTCCGGACAAAATATTCCTTTAGGGCGGGTCTATAAAGAGGAATTTCTACAAAACTTTCGAATCTAA
- a CDS encoding tetratricopeptide repeat-containing sensor histidine kinase, which produces MREKYIRWLLAILTLLPVRSIAQGALPVTVSDTLKAWVLRERGDSLVEAGQFIDARQAYQQSLTLAQRIDNAKEIGLGYRSIGYWYESTGDYNKAINYYQQALEIFRSNPNQRHYVRTLSFVGFCYDRLNDRKLALQYINDAMAIAKRKGYRDLEMQGYGDLANLEANRKEFGQALAHQQMILSYYKQQKDWTAYYTALYNAALLYKNMGQYVQSEKAFDQVLAFANQPNGDPYLAGYAYVSFPYALIPQHKLDQAETCCRRALAWVEQTGTAKHSLLDEINGHLSRIWEERGDFRKALFYYKQQVFNHDSVFNATKSRQVVELEARFQNREKELEIQRLAEANTDQTYRTWLAVGGIGLLVVLLGTLFVYYRRAHHSTQKIQQQSERISLMLKEMHHRIKNNLAIISGLLFLQTTRGNNDELVQAMKTGQQRVEAMSLIHQRLYQSDQTTTIDMREYVDDLIHNLLKAYGYQTGQFNLQMDVEFVDLDIDVALPLGLIINELATNALKYAYATIQQPALRICLCSNPNPLRKGIILEVQDNGPGIDEREWQQLSHQHSFGKRLITLLSQQLEGTYEISKRDGTLFRLQIPVARLSA; this is translated from the coding sequence ATGAGAGAAAAATACATTCGTTGGCTACTTGCTATTTTAACTTTACTACCGGTTCGGTCGATAGCGCAGGGCGCCTTACCGGTCACGGTTTCTGATACCCTTAAAGCGTGGGTGCTTCGGGAGCGGGGCGATTCATTAGTTGAAGCCGGCCAATTTATTGACGCCAGGCAGGCCTACCAGCAATCACTTACGCTGGCACAACGTATCGATAATGCTAAGGAAATAGGATTAGGCTACCGATCCATTGGTTACTGGTATGAATCCACTGGAGATTACAACAAAGCAATCAACTATTATCAGCAGGCGCTGGAGATTTTTCGGTCTAACCCAAATCAGAGACACTATGTCCGCACATTATCATTCGTTGGATTCTGTTACGACCGGCTGAATGACCGGAAACTGGCATTACAATACATAAACGACGCAATGGCAATTGCCAAACGCAAAGGCTACCGTGATCTGGAGATGCAGGGCTATGGGGATTTGGCCAATCTTGAGGCAAATCGAAAAGAGTTTGGCCAGGCTCTCGCTCATCAGCAGATGATTCTCTCCTATTACAAACAGCAAAAAGACTGGACCGCATACTACACGGCCTTGTACAATGCCGCCCTGCTGTACAAAAACATGGGGCAGTACGTTCAGTCAGAAAAGGCTTTTGACCAGGTACTTGCGTTCGCCAATCAACCCAACGGAGACCCCTATCTGGCGGGCTATGCGTATGTCAGTTTTCCCTACGCGTTGATTCCTCAGCATAAACTCGACCAGGCAGAAACCTGTTGTCGGCGGGCGCTGGCCTGGGTAGAGCAGACAGGCACGGCGAAACACTCCCTGCTGGACGAAATTAACGGTCACCTGAGCCGGATATGGGAAGAACGGGGTGACTTCCGGAAAGCCTTATTTTATTACAAACAGCAGGTTTTTAACCACGACAGCGTTTTTAACGCTACCAAAAGTCGCCAGGTTGTCGAACTCGAAGCCCGTTTTCAGAACCGCGAGAAAGAGTTAGAAATCCAACGGCTAGCCGAAGCAAATACAGACCAGACATACCGCACCTGGCTGGCCGTCGGTGGCATTGGCCTGTTGGTCGTTTTGCTCGGCACCTTGTTCGTTTATTACAGAAGGGCCCACCACAGTACGCAAAAAATACAGCAGCAATCGGAGCGGATCTCCCTGATGCTAAAGGAGATGCACCACCGAATCAAAAATAACCTCGCTATCATATCCGGCTTACTTTTTTTGCAAACAACACGTGGCAATAATGACGAACTGGTTCAGGCCATGAAGACCGGTCAGCAACGGGTTGAGGCCATGTCGCTCATTCACCAGCGCCTGTATCAGTCTGATCAAACAACAACTATTGACATGCGGGAATACGTAGATGATCTGATACACAACCTACTGAAAGCATATGGTTACCAAACTGGTCAGTTTAACCTTCAGATGGACGTAGAATTTGTTGATTTGGATATCGATGTTGCCCTACCGCTGGGATTGATCATCAATGAACTAGCAACAAATGCGCTGAAGTATGCCTACGCCACCATTCAGCAACCCGCCCTACGTATCTGCCTGTGTTCAAATCCAAATCCGCTTCGCAAAGGAATTATCCTTGAGGTGCAGGACAATGGACCAGGTATTGACGAGCGGGAATGGCAGCAACTTAGCCACCAGCATTCATTCGGTAAACGCCTGATCACACTCCTCAGCCAGCAACTGGAAGGTACCTATGAGATTAGTAAGCGGGATGGAACCCTGTTCCGATTACAGATTCCAGTGGCCAGGCTGAGTGCATAA
- a CDS encoding nuclear transport factor 2 family protein: MTNVPDSPLGQMYREHIQHILDKNIEALLDQYTDDALLISSFMKKPIVYKGRDGIREHMQGILGIDGLETDIVFWGETEDPQTLMITEQITMHTKDGDATMRFADSWVLRDGRIAIHFAGMVQHPDGSLA; the protein is encoded by the coding sequence ATGACAAACGTACCCGATAGCCCGCTTGGCCAGATGTACCGCGAGCATATCCAGCATATTCTCGATAAAAATATTGAGGCCCTGCTCGATCAATATACCGACGATGCGCTGCTCATCAGCAGTTTCATGAAAAAACCGATTGTTTATAAGGGTCGCGACGGTATCCGGGAGCACATGCAGGGCATTCTAGGCATTGATGGTCTGGAAACTGACATTGTGTTCTGGGGAGAAACGGAAGATCCGCAAACGCTCATGATTACGGAGCAGATTACCATGCATACCAAAGATGGCGACGCCACCATGCGCTTTGCCGATAGCTGGGTGCTGCGCGACGGCCGCATTGCCATTCACTTTGCCGGTATGGTTCAGCACCCCGATGGATCGCTGGCCTAA